The Helianthus annuus cultivar XRQ/B chromosome 16, HanXRQr2.0-SUNRISE, whole genome shotgun sequence genome includes a window with the following:
- the LOC110918486 gene encoding 26S proteasome non-ATPase regulatory subunit 6 homolog, producing MEGTEGTQQPHLVLANKLFLLTQSDVDDIEKVRLRDDVMSTVVADDMAPLYETLAASSVLALDQKVLDSMRAKIEEEVKKLDEKIADAEENLGESEVREAHLAKSLFYIRIGDKEKALEQLKVTEGKTVAVGQRMDLVFYTLQMGFFYMDFDLISKSIDKAKNLFEEGGDWERKNRLKVYEGLYCLSTRNFKKAADLFLDSISTFTTYEIFPYDTFIFYTVLASIISLDRVSLKQKVVDAPEILTVIAKIPYLSEFLNSLYECQYKSFFSAFAGITKHIKLDRYLHPHFRYYMREVRTVVYSQFLESYKSITIEAMAKAFGVTVDFIDLELSRFIAAGKLHCKIDKVAGVLETNRPDAKNALYQATIKQGDFLLNRIQKLSRVIDL from the exons ATGGAAGGTACAGAAGGCACACAACAACCACACCTAGTGCTCGCTAACAAGCTATTTCTCCTCACTCAATCTGACGTTGACGACATCGAGAAAGTCCGCCTCCGTGATGACGTTATGTCCACCGTCGTCGCCGATG ATATGGCTCCGTTGTACGAAACCCTAGCTGCGAGTTCGGTGCTGGCGCTTGACCAGAAGGTTCTGGACTCGATGCGGGCGAAGATTGAAGAAGAGGTTAAGAAGCTCGATGAAAA AATAGCTGATGCTGAAGAAAATTTAGGAGAAAGCGAAGTTCGAGAAGCTCATTTGGCAAAATCTTTGTTCTACATCCGCATCGGTGACAAG GAGAAAGCACTAGAACAACTCAAGGTGACGGAAGGTAAAACAGTTGCTGTGGGTCAAAGAATGGACTTGGTATTTTACACACTACAAATGGGTTTCTTCTACATGGATTTTGATCTTATTTCAAAGAGTATCGATAAAGCAAAGAA TTTGTTCGAGGAAGGAGGTGACTGGGAGAGGAAAAACAGACTGAAAGTTTATGAAGGCTTATACTGCTTGTCCACCCGCAACTTCAAAAAAGCCGCTGATCTGTTCCTTGATTCTATATCAACATTCACTACATATGAAATTTTCCCATATGATACTTTCATATTCTACACTGTTCTAGCAAGCATTATTTCATTGGATCGAGTTTCCTTGAAGCAAAAG GTTGTAGATGCACCTGAAATTCTGACAGTAATAGCTAAAATTCCATACTTGTCAGAATTTTTGAACTCTTTATATGAGTGTCAATACAAGTCATTCTTCTCTGCTTTTG CTGGCATCACGAAGCATATTAAGTTGGACCGTTATTTGCATCCACACTTCCGTTATTACATGAGAGAGGTCAGGACTGTTGTCTATTCTCAGTTCCTGGAATCTTACAAGAGTATCACTATTGAAGCAATGGCAAAGGCATTTGGCGTGACTGTTGACTTCATTGATCT GGAACTGTCAAGATTCATTGCGGCGGGGAAGCTTCATTGCAAGATCGATAAAGTAGCAGGTGTACTAGAAACCAACCGCCCGGATGCAAAGAATGCTCTGTATCAAGCAACTATCAAGCAAGGAGACTTTTTGTTGAACCGTATTCAGAAGCTTTCTCGTGTTATTGATCTTTAA
- the LOC110915759 gene encoding nucleoside diphosphate kinase 2, chloroplastic, translating to MESVTALGRAPSLSTIRLSSSSTASLPTTTVSVTNHRHLAAFQSPSHLFSISLSPASVKKKNPNKTRIFLPHLMASMEVEESYIMIKPDGVQRGLVGEIISRFEKKGFKLKGLKLFHCPKQLAEEHYKDLSSKPFFPKLITYITSGPVVCMAWEGVGVVASARKLIGATNPLQAEPGTIRGDLAVQTGRNVVHGSDSPENGKREIALWFKEGELTEWTPVQTPWLVE from the exons ATGGAGAGCGTGACGGCGTTAGGAAGGGCCCCATCACTATCCACCATCCGattatcatcatcttcaaccgCATCCTTACCTACAACCACCGTCTCCGTCACCAACCACCGTCATTTAGCCGCATTTCAGTCGCCGTCTCATCTCTTCTCCATTTCACTGTCGCCTGCCTCCGTGAAGAAGAAAAACCCCAACAAAACTCGCATCTTTCTTCCTCACTTAATGGCTTCCATG GAAGTTGAGGAATCTTATATTATGATTAAGCCTGATGGTGTTCAACGAGGACTT GTAGGAGAGATCATTTCTAGGTTTGAGAAGAAGGGATTTAAATTGAAAGGGTTGAAGCTTTTCCACTGCCCTAAACAACTGGCAGAG GAGCATTACAAGGATCTGAGTTCCAAACCTTTCTTCCCCAAACTGATTACTTACATTACATCTGGTCCGGTTGTTTGTATG GCTTGGGAGGGAGTTGGTGTTGTTGCATCGGCCCGTAAATTAATTGGAGCAACAAATCCACTTCAAGCTGAACCTGGCACAATTAGAGGGGATCTTGCAGTTCAAACCGGAAG GAATGTGGTTCATGGGAGTGACAGCCCTGAAAATGGGAAGCGCGAAATAG CTCTATGGTTCAAGGAGGGAGAATTGACCGAATGGACACCAGTACAAACTCCATGGTTGGTAGAATGA